The proteins below are encoded in one region of Maribacter aestuarii:
- a CDS encoding Cof-type HAD-IIB family hydrolase gives MKPKLLCSDLDGTLLITKSDVSEFTIAQLNRVKRTVRIILVSARMPSGMRYLQKRLNIEKQPIICYNGALIIDNEKEVHSTTIPLNIVHEISNHCAPLKTALGLYYKDEWYVPESSERVEKEIKYTRTKAIFRPTSETITDWQARDLGAHKIMLMGTKESSDILIPILNEKLGSSINIYRSNDTLIEIAPKTVSKLTAIKQLLKPTETLADVLAFGDNYNDLEMLSHCGIGVAVGNARAELKRIADYVTVSNTENGVAEFIKHHLVI, from the coding sequence ATGAAGCCTAAACTCTTATGTTCAGATTTAGATGGCACATTGCTCATCACCAAAAGTGATGTCTCGGAGTTTACGATTGCACAGTTAAATCGAGTTAAGCGCACTGTCCGAATTATTTTAGTCTCCGCAAGAATGCCAAGCGGTATGCGCTACCTTCAAAAAAGGTTGAACATAGAAAAACAACCTATTATATGTTATAATGGTGCACTTATAATAGATAATGAAAAGGAGGTCCATTCTACAACTATTCCCCTAAATATCGTTCACGAGATTTCTAACCACTGTGCACCTCTGAAAACAGCATTGGGTCTCTATTATAAGGATGAATGGTATGTTCCTGAAAGCTCTGAAAGGGTTGAAAAGGAAATAAAATATACGCGAACAAAGGCTATTTTTAGACCTACATCAGAAACTATTACAGATTGGCAAGCTAGAGATTTAGGTGCCCATAAAATCATGCTCATGGGCACTAAGGAAAGTTCAGATATACTCATTCCCATCCTGAACGAGAAATTAGGAAGTTCAATTAATATTTATCGTTCCAATGATACCTTAATCGAGATAGCTCCCAAAACGGTTTCCAAGCTTACAGCCATAAAACAACTCCTTAAACCAACTGAAACACTGGCGGATGTGCTTGCATTTGGTGATAATTACAATGATTTGGAAATGCTAAGCCATTGTGGAATAGGAGTGGCGGTAGGCAATGCAAGGGCAGAATTGAAGAGAATAGCAGATTATGTGACCGTAAGCAATACGGAAAACGGGGTGGCAGAATTTATAAAACACCATCTTGTTATTTGA
- a CDS encoding gliding motility-associated C-terminal domain-containing protein, which produces MKRTLSYKKLFLSCVLTLLGIVASNAQFLLQAPNSSDENNYRWYEASDTNTVLGTDFFYEVTTPGIYFATYDGTLCGSNATGYFIVTNCNAPDNQVTLDISSNVTSGASVSWSPAVSGDQLRPVVTSTQTVVRYTATVTKVGNAVSLPNFTVVCLQQAATLVDDVVVTDEDVSIVVDIYDNDSDLPTTGTLTRTNPTNGTVSIDDNATPNDPTDDVVTYIPNPDYNGTDSFDYTVCNDSGACSTATVSMTVLPILDTLDDFATTEQDIPVVIDVLANDNDIPTTGTLTATSPTSGSVNLDDNGTPNDPSDDTITYTPNPGFDGTDTFTYTLCDTLGNCDTATVTVLVNAPGSDLDSDDDGIVDSFEDLNLDGDNDPSTNPTDSDGDGFADYLDIDSDNDGIPDNIEAQTTQDYLPPSGVDANGNGLDDAYEANGNVGIFPVDTDGDSLPDYLDEDSDNDNVPDNIEAHDQDHDGIPDVVFIGSDKDDDGLDDGYEGAITVDIDVNDEIDDPFGQLPNTDSDNESDYRDTDDDDDGIETIDEDLDLDGDYANDDSDDDGIPNYLDSDLGEQAETIEVFNVITPNGDGVHDVLQISGLENYPNNTIRIYNRWGVSVFTTRAYDTEGNVFDGTSQGRITVDQDNKLPVGTYFYILDYEEPNGNMKQLSGYLYINR; this is translated from the coding sequence TTGAAAAGAACCCTTTCATATAAAAAGCTATTCCTCAGTTGTGTTCTTACACTACTGGGAATAGTTGCATCCAACGCACAGTTTTTGCTTCAGGCTCCCAACAGTTCCGATGAAAACAATTATCGGTGGTACGAAGCCTCGGATACGAATACTGTTTTGGGTACGGATTTCTTTTATGAGGTTACCACTCCCGGTATTTATTTCGCTACGTATGACGGTACCTTATGTGGTTCTAATGCAACGGGTTATTTTATTGTAACGAATTGCAATGCTCCAGATAACCAAGTTACCCTGGATATTAGCTCCAATGTAACTTCTGGTGCTTCCGTTAGCTGGAGTCCGGCTGTATCTGGAGACCAACTGAGGCCTGTGGTCACATCAACCCAGACTGTGGTACGCTACACGGCCACGGTGACAAAAGTTGGTAACGCTGTAAGTCTTCCCAATTTTACCGTAGTATGTCTGCAACAAGCGGCAACCTTAGTAGATGACGTGGTCGTCACTGACGAGGATGTTTCCATAGTAGTGGATATTTATGATAATGATTCTGATTTACCAACAACAGGAACATTAACAAGAACGAACCCGACCAATGGAACGGTTTCTATAGATGACAATGCAACTCCAAATGACCCAACCGACGATGTAGTAACCTATATTCCAAACCCGGATTATAATGGAACGGATAGTTTTGATTATACCGTTTGTAACGATAGTGGTGCTTGTAGTACAGCAACGGTCTCTATGACCGTGCTCCCAATTTTGGACACTTTAGATGATTTTGCAACAACAGAACAGGATATTCCTGTTGTAATTGATGTGTTGGCCAATGATAATGATATACCAACTACGGGAACCCTAACCGCAACGAGTCCAACCTCAGGTTCTGTGAATCTTGATGACAACGGCACACCTAACGACCCTTCAGATGATACGATTACGTATACACCAAATCCAGGTTTTGATGGAACAGATACGTTTACCTATACGCTTTGCGATACTTTAGGGAATTGTGATACCGCAACAGTCACCGTTCTGGTAAATGCTCCGGGCTCCGATTTGGATAGTGATGACGATGGTATCGTAGATAGTTTTGAAGACTTAAACCTAGATGGAGATAATGATCCTTCAACGAACCCTACAGACTCCGATGGAGATGGGTTTGCGGATTATTTGGACATAGATAGCGACAACGACGGTATTCCAGATAATATTGAAGCACAGACTACCCAAGATTATCTACCACCAAGTGGCGTAGACGCCAATGGTAACGGATTGGATGACGCCTACGAGGCCAATGGTAATGTCGGTATATTCCCTGTGGATACAGATGGAGACAGTTTACCTGATTACCTAGACGAAGATAGTGACAACGATAATGTTCCGGATAATATTGAAGCACACGATCAGGACCATGATGGTATTCCCGACGTAGTTTTCATCGGCTCGGATAAAGATGACGATGGTCTTGATGATGGTTACGAAGGTGCAATTACGGTAGATATTGATGTAAACGACGAAATTGATGATCCTTTTGGACAGTTGCCTAATACAGATAGTGACAATGAATCCGATTACAGGGATACTGATGATGATGATGATGGAATTGAAACAATTGATGAGGATTTAGATTTGGATGGTGATTATGCCAATGATGACTCTGACGACGACGGCATTCCAAATTATCTGGATTCGGACTTAGGAGAACAAGCGGAGACTATTGAGGTGTTTAATGTGATAACTCCTAATGGCGATGGAGTCCATGATGTACTTCAGATCAGTGGTTTGGAGAACTATCCGAACAATACAATTAGAATTTATAACCGATGGGGTGTATCTGTATTCACCACAAGAGCTTATGATACCGAAGGAAACGTTTTTGACGGTACCTCTCAAGGCAGGATTACGGTTGATCAGGATAACAAACTGCCGGTTGGTACTTATTTCTATATCCTTGACTATGAAGAACCTAACGGAAACATGAAACAATTATCGGGTTACCTGTATATTAATAGATAA
- the idi gene encoding isopentenyl-diphosphate Delta-isomerase, giving the protein MKEEEVILVNQNDEQIGTMPKMEAHEKAKLHRAFSVFILNEHGEMMLQQRASEKYHSPLLWTNTCCSHQRVGETNIEAGKRRLKEEMGFSTDLKELFSFIYKAPFDNGLTEHELDHVMLGYYNNPPDINPEEVGDWKWMSPNAVKQDIAENPANYTVWFKIIFEKFYEHLLSNIDTR; this is encoded by the coding sequence ATGAAGGAAGAGGAAGTTATTCTTGTGAACCAAAATGATGAGCAGATTGGTACCATGCCAAAAATGGAAGCTCATGAGAAAGCAAAACTACATAGAGCGTTTTCTGTATTCATCCTAAATGAGCATGGCGAAATGATGCTCCAACAAAGGGCATCAGAAAAGTACCATTCTCCATTACTATGGACCAACACCTGTTGTAGCCATCAAAGGGTGGGGGAGACCAACATTGAGGCAGGTAAAAGAAGGTTGAAAGAAGAAATGGGATTTAGTACCGACCTTAAGGAATTATTCTCATTCATTTACAAAGCTCCCTTTGATAACGGTTTAACAGAGCATGAACTTGATCATGTTATGTTAGGATATTATAATAATCCCCCGGATATCAACCCAGAAGAAGTTGGTGACTGGAAATGGATGTCACCAAATGCCGTAAAACAGGATATAGCAGAAAATCCAGCCAATTACACGGTATGGTTCAAAATTATATTTGAAAAATTCTATGAGCATTTGCTCTCTAATATAGATACTAGATGA
- a CDS encoding PorP/SprF family type IX secretion system membrane protein, whose product MSIFIKMMKGNTSRNLGLLLVVLCTGIFSYGQQDAQYTQYMYNTVSVNPGYAGSRGQISIAALHRSQWIGLDGAPVTQTFNIHSPIGYRGVGLGLSVVNDKIGPTSETNFDVDFSYTIWTSTEGRLSFGLKASANLLDVRFSELNQFAPDQTLQQDIDNRLSPNIGAGVYYHTNNFYAGLSVPRFLETSHFEESSLSTAKEQMNFYLITGYVWDVNPFLKFKPTLLTKVVQGAPLQVDLSANFMFSEKFILGAAYRWDAAFSGMAGFNVSNKFLIGVAYDREITELGNAAFNDGSFEVILRYDFISTKENLKSPRFF is encoded by the coding sequence ATGTCCATATTTATAAAAATGATGAAAGGAAATACCTCTAGGAACTTGGGACTACTACTTGTAGTGCTTTGTACCGGGATATTTTCTTATGGACAGCAGGATGCCCAGTATACACAATACATGTATAATACGGTTAGTGTAAACCCAGGATACGCAGGTTCTAGGGGGCAAATTAGCATTGCAGCTCTACACCGTTCCCAATGGATAGGTTTGGACGGTGCACCCGTTACGCAAACTTTTAATATTCACTCGCCGATCGGGTACCGAGGGGTAGGTTTAGGTTTATCTGTAGTAAACGATAAGATTGGCCCTACTTCCGAAACTAATTTTGATGTTGACTTCTCCTATACTATCTGGACATCAACGGAAGGAAGGTTAAGTTTTGGACTCAAAGCCAGTGCAAACCTACTGGATGTCCGATTTTCGGAACTGAACCAATTTGCTCCCGACCAGACTTTACAACAGGATATAGACAATAGACTTTCGCCAAACATCGGCGCAGGAGTATATTACCATACAAATAATTTTTACGCAGGTCTTTCGGTTCCAAGATTTTTAGAAACCTCTCATTTTGAGGAATCTTCGCTATCCACAGCAAAGGAACAAATGAATTTTTATCTTATTACAGGATATGTTTGGGATGTTAATCCGTTTTTAAAATTTAAACCTACACTGCTCACAAAGGTGGTTCAGGGAGCACCGTTGCAAGTAGATTTATCCGCAAATTTCATGTTCAGCGAAAAATTCATCCTGGGTGCTGCCTACAGATGGGATGCTGCTTTCAGTGGAATGGCCGGATTTAACGTATCCAATAAATTTCTCATAGGTGTGGCATACGATCGTGAGATTACCGAGCTTGGTAACGCCGCATTTAACGATGGTTCTTTTGAAGTTATTTTGAGATACGACTTCATTTCTACCAAGGAAAACTTGAAGTCTCCACGATTCTTTTAG
- a CDS encoding 6-pyruvoyl trahydropterin synthase family protein translates to MKVKISRKAHFNAAHRLYRKDWDDAKNDSVFGKCNNPNFHGHNYELIVSVNGEIDSDTGFVMDMKVLKDLIKDEIEDALDHKNLNLEVPEFKELNPTAENIAVVIWNKLRPHIAKENELEVVLYETPRNFVTYSG, encoded by the coding sequence ATGAAAGTAAAAATAAGCAGAAAGGCCCATTTTAATGCAGCCCACAGGTTATACAGGAAGGATTGGGACGATGCAAAAAATGACAGCGTATTTGGAAAGTGCAATAATCCTAATTTTCATGGTCATAATTATGAACTTATTGTAAGTGTAAATGGAGAAATTGATTCCGATACCGGCTTTGTAATGGATATGAAGGTGCTAAAGGATTTGATTAAAGATGAGATTGAAGATGCGTTGGATCACAAAAATTTGAACTTGGAAGTTCCCGAATTTAAGGAACTGAACCCGACTGCAGAAAATATTGCGGTAGTCATATGGAACAAATTACGTCCGCACATCGCTAAGGAAAATGAACTGGAAGTCGTTCTTTATGAAACACCACGTAATTTTGTAACCTACTCTGGATAA
- a CDS encoding DUF4369 domain-containing protein, with the protein MKKLLAVLSISILLSSCGGDTENTMTLTGTIKGLKKGTLHFQHVRDTALITIDSLEIDGDGKFTFKTEVESPEIFYLYLDKKDNNDINDRITFFGEPGIINVQTNWNTFDTNAKITGSKSHDKLKEYRKVMSGINKRSLELMQMSVQNENPLQQSELDSIEQVTNNNVKRGYLYAINFALNNSDSYIAPYIALKEVPDANRKYLDSIFSVLSPEVADSKYGRELQEYLKNKE; encoded by the coding sequence ATGAAGAAATTACTAGCTGTTTTAAGTATTTCAATTCTACTTAGCTCCTGTGGTGGGGACACGGAAAACACAATGACCCTAACTGGGACTATCAAAGGGCTTAAAAAAGGTACACTACATTTTCAACATGTAAGGGACACAGCATTGATTACTATCGATTCTTTAGAAATTGATGGCGATGGCAAATTTACTTTCAAAACGGAGGTAGAAAGCCCTGAAATCTTTTATTTATACTTGGACAAAAAAGATAACAACGACATTAATGATCGAATAACATTTTTTGGGGAACCAGGTATTATCAATGTACAAACGAATTGGAATACATTTGATACCAATGCCAAAATTACCGGTTCCAAAAGTCATGATAAACTGAAGGAATATAGGAAGGTCATGTCTGGAATTAACAAAAGAAGCTTGGAACTCATGCAGATGTCCGTACAAAATGAAAACCCCTTACAGCAATCAGAGCTAGATTCCATAGAGCAGGTAACGAACAACAATGTGAAGAGGGGCTATCTCTATGCTATCAATTTTGCCCTTAATAATAGTGATTCTTATATTGCTCCCTACATTGCGCTGAAGGAAGTGCCTGATGCCAATAGGAAGTATCTTGATTCCATTTTTAGTGTGTTATCCCCAGAGGTGGCGGACTCTAAATATGGGCGAGAACTTCAAGAATATTTGAAAAATAAAGAATAA
- a CDS encoding peroxiredoxin, giving the protein MALKVGDTIPEFSLPDQNGDIFSIKDFLGKKPFVLFFYPKNNTSGCTKEACDFRDSYENFTSKGVEVIGISADSVKSHQKFREKHRLPFVLLSDARNEVRKLFKVKNSLLLLPGRETYVVDDTGKVIMVFNSISASEHMKRALKAVSN; this is encoded by the coding sequence ATGGCTTTAAAAGTTGGTGATACCATTCCGGAATTTAGTTTACCCGACCAAAATGGCGATATATTTTCAATAAAAGACTTTTTGGGTAAAAAACCTTTTGTCCTCTTTTTCTATCCAAAAAATAATACGTCAGGTTGTACCAAGGAGGCCTGTGACTTCAGGGATAGCTATGAAAATTTTACATCAAAAGGAGTAGAGGTAATTGGTATAAGTGCAGATTCGGTAAAGAGCCATCAAAAGTTTAGGGAAAAGCACCGACTACCGTTTGTGTTATTGTCGGATGCTCGAAACGAGGTAAGAAAACTTTTTAAGGTGAAAAATAGTCTTTTGCTGCTCCCTGGAAGAGAGACTTACGTAGTTGATGATACCGGGAAGGTCATCATGGTTTTCAACAGTATTAGTGCTTCGGAGCATATGAAAAGAGCTTTAAAGGCAGTTTCAAATTAA
- a CDS encoding DUF5916 domain-containing protein yields MTRAFLVFIFSLIFTTLFSQKERKTFMVKQISETIIADGNLDEPIWEMAGIANEFWEYFPTDSIQARKQSQIKILYDDKNIYVGIKAYSSGTNYATQSLQRDFRGSGSDSFSLVFDTFNDGTNAFLFGINPYGVRREALIANGGTGQDDFNLSWDVKWKGDAKIYDDYFTAEMIIPLTSLKFEEGSTKWRFNSYRIETQSNERSTWTRIPQNQQIYNLAFMGDMVFEKPLGKSRTPFAFIPYVNGIQARDFDNGENLDNFKVGADAKVSIGNSLNLDLTLNPDFSTVEVDNFITNLTRFEIALPERRQFFIDNNDLFASFGDGFDVSPFFSRRIGIAQDTVGNTIENNLLGGVRLSGKITNDTRIGVLNIQTAEDLENEIPSNNNTVLAIQQRVFSRSNIGAFFINKQSFKDYDFVEPNDAYNRVLGIDYNLASKNNTWNGKFFTHKSFQPGDNTGNFASGIAMRYNTRKFNLFAKSTFVDEDFRSDLGFVRRTDIFKQILSMERVFWPKTGIVQNHSIQFFPNIRWSPSRNFQNTDYDFRGRYEVQFNDQSQARIEFTNTYTFLFNDFDPTGTEGAIPLPGEVGYHYNNAEVGYQSDQRRLFSYNIQSTLGRFFNGNRFSLQGRMVMRFQPKAQLSMTFNYDQIDLPDPFPSAAIWLISPKVDITFSKSIFWSTLIQYSNQRDNLGINSRLQWRFAPLSDLFIVYNDNYSVSIIEPKFRSINLKLSYWLNI; encoded by the coding sequence ATGACGAGAGCTTTTTTAGTATTTATTTTCTCCTTGATTTTTACTACCCTTTTTTCTCAAAAAGAACGTAAGACATTCATGGTTAAACAGATTTCCGAAACCATTATCGCCGACGGTAATTTAGACGAGCCCATCTGGGAGATGGCTGGAATCGCCAATGAATTTTGGGAATATTTTCCGACAGATTCCATACAGGCAAGAAAGCAATCTCAAATTAAAATTCTTTATGACGACAAGAATATCTATGTAGGGATAAAGGCTTACTCCAGTGGTACAAATTATGCTACCCAATCGCTACAACGTGATTTTAGAGGTAGCGGGAGCGATAGTTTTTCTCTAGTTTTTGACACTTTTAATGATGGCACCAATGCTTTTTTATTTGGTATAAACCCTTATGGTGTTCGACGTGAAGCCCTTATTGCGAACGGTGGTACCGGACAAGATGATTTTAATCTCTCTTGGGACGTAAAGTGGAAAGGAGATGCTAAAATTTACGACGATTATTTTACGGCAGAAATGATTATTCCGCTTACCTCCTTGAAATTTGAAGAAGGGTCCACCAAATGGCGGTTTAACAGCTATCGTATTGAAACGCAATCTAATGAACGAAGTACTTGGACAAGAATCCCACAAAATCAGCAGATATACAATCTCGCTTTCATGGGAGATATGGTCTTTGAGAAACCGTTGGGGAAATCAAGGACACCTTTTGCTTTCATCCCCTATGTAAATGGTATTCAGGCAAGAGATTTTGACAATGGCGAAAATCTGGATAATTTTAAGGTAGGTGCAGATGCCAAAGTATCAATAGGCAATAGCTTAAATCTTGACTTAACTCTTAACCCGGATTTCTCTACGGTAGAGGTAGACAATTTTATAACCAACCTTACCCGTTTTGAGATTGCTTTACCGGAGCGACGCCAATTTTTTATTGATAATAATGATCTTTTTGCAAGTTTCGGTGATGGTTTTGATGTGAGTCCGTTTTTCTCTAGACGTATAGGAATCGCCCAAGACACCGTTGGCAATACCATAGAAAATAACCTTCTGGGAGGGGTACGCCTTAGTGGTAAAATAACAAACGACACTAGAATTGGTGTGCTGAACATTCAGACGGCAGAAGACCTTGAAAACGAAATTCCTTCTAATAACAATACCGTCCTAGCCATACAGCAGCGTGTATTTTCTCGCTCCAACATCGGAGCATTCTTTATTAACAAACAATCTTTTAAAGATTACGATTTTGTTGAACCTAATGATGCGTACAACCGAGTTTTAGGTATTGACTATAATCTCGCCTCTAAGAACAACACCTGGAACGGCAAATTTTTCACCCATAAATCATTCCAACCAGGGGATAACACAGGAAATTTTGCTTCTGGAATAGCTATGCGCTATAACACTAGAAAGTTCAACCTATTTGCTAAAAGTACGTTTGTGGACGAAGATTTTCGTTCCGATTTAGGTTTTGTACGCAGGACAGATATCTTTAAGCAGATACTAAGTATGGAACGGGTATTTTGGCCAAAAACAGGAATTGTCCAAAATCATTCAATTCAGTTTTTTCCTAATATCAGATGGAGTCCCAGCAGAAATTTCCAAAATACGGATTATGATTTTCGAGGCCGATACGAGGTACAATTCAACGATCAATCTCAGGCCAGAATTGAGTTCACCAATACCTACACCTTTTTATTTAACGATTTTGACCCCACGGGTACAGAAGGAGCCATTCCCCTGCCCGGAGAAGTAGGGTACCATTATAACAACGCAGAGGTTGGATATCAATCTGATCAGCGAAGACTCTTTTCGTATAATATCCAGTCTACATTAGGAAGATTCTTCAACGGAAATCGATTCTCGTTACAAGGCCGTATGGTCATGCGCTTTCAACCTAAGGCACAATTGTCAATGACCTTTAATTATGACCAAATAGATTTACCAGATCCATTTCCAAGCGCTGCTATTTGGCTGATAAGCCCTAAAGTTGATATTACCTTTAGCAAGTCCATTTTCTGGTCTACATTAATACAATACAGCAACCAAAGGGATAACTTGGGCATCAATTCTAGGTTACAATGGCGATTTGCTCCATTGTCCGACCTTTTCATCGTGTATAATGATAATTATTCAGTGAGTATCATTGAGCCTAAATTCCGTTCCATCAACCTAAAGTTGAGCTACTGGTTAAACATTTAA
- a CDS encoding type I phosphomannose isomerase catalytic subunit: MYPIKFRPILKERLWGGTKLKEVLGKPIDSDITGESWEISTVKGDISSVANGVYENKSLQDLINEYPEELLGKSVVDRFGREFPILIKFIDAKQDLSIQLHPNDALAKERHNSFGKTEMWYIMDADPEAELIVGFNRDVTKDEYAESLTENRLLDLLNYEKVKEGDTFFINTGKIHAIGAGVLLAEIQQTSDVTYRVFDFNRKDKDGNLRELHTELALDAIDYEKKDDFKVDYAVGKNTANEMVDCPYFKTNFLHLTNNLEQDITKRDSFTIYMCVGGSARIQTGDAEESIQKGETVLIPATTNSVRINTSNAKLLEVTI; encoded by the coding sequence ATTTATCCCATAAAATTCAGACCAATTTTAAAAGAACGTCTCTGGGGCGGTACGAAGTTGAAAGAAGTGCTGGGTAAACCCATAGATAGTGATATCACCGGGGAGAGCTGGGAAATATCAACCGTAAAAGGGGATATTTCATCAGTCGCCAATGGAGTGTATGAAAACAAATCCTTGCAGGATTTGATAAATGAATATCCGGAGGAATTATTAGGAAAAAGCGTGGTGGACAGATTTGGAAGGGAATTTCCCATTCTAATTAAATTTATTGATGCAAAACAGGATTTATCCATTCAATTACATCCCAACGACGCCTTGGCCAAAGAACGACACAATTCTTTTGGAAAAACGGAAATGTGGTATATTATGGATGCTGATCCGGAGGCCGAACTTATTGTTGGGTTCAATAGAGATGTAACAAAAGATGAATATGCTGAAAGCCTTACAGAAAATCGATTACTGGATTTACTGAATTACGAAAAGGTTAAGGAAGGGGATACTTTTTTTATAAATACTGGCAAGATCCACGCTATTGGGGCAGGGGTTCTTTTGGCAGAAATTCAACAAACTTCGGACGTTACATATCGCGTTTTCGATTTTAATAGAAAGGATAAGGACGGCAATTTAAGGGAGCTTCATACGGAATTGGCTTTAGATGCCATAGACTATGAGAAGAAAGATGATTTTAAAGTAGATTATGCGGTCGGTAAGAACACCGCCAATGAGATGGTAGACTGCCCATATTTTAAGACTAACTTTCTTCATCTTACAAACAATCTAGAACAAGATATTACAAAGAGGGATTCCTTTACCATCTACATGTGTGTGGGCGGTAGTGCACGAATCCAGACTGGGGACGCGGAGGAGTCCATACAGAAAGGTGAAACAGTATTGATTCCGGCTACGACCAATAGTGTAAGAATCAACACTTCTAATGCGAAATTGTTGGAGGTCACTATTTAA